tctagccttgctcaaggcagtccaATTATTcactttgagaaaaaaaagaccaGCGTTGTATGTAAAATGTGTGTAACCACATCACACAACCTGTCGCCCCCCGTACGCTTTCTGTATGCGTCGACCTAGTGGCATACGGGTTAACGGTACGAATGCGGATaacttgtgcacagtagtcgtacggtgTGCGTCGAGTGATGTGACATGACAGTGTATGCGGttgggtcgtgcggtgtgaaCACACATAGtaagcacagtgtatacgggtgggtttacaacaGTGTCTTTTCAGAGTGAATAATgcaactgccttgagcaaggctaggatTGATCTAATTCTTGTTCAAGGTATTGGACATTGCTGTTGCATGTTTGAGGTATCAGTGCATTatgctgtatactcagtactttccctgagttctgtgaagaaaaaaaatcacaagcatagtacttgggtgggattctaacccatgACATTTTCTCTTctggagcagtgtcttaccagctagaccaccAATGTTGtgcagtagctagaggcagcttGAGTCCTACGTGCAGTGGGTTCAGCAACGattattagatgttaaatttgcatcagggattaagaatgttaatttttttccacaaaactcaggaaagtattgagtatacagtgataacacacatcggtgtatgggtaaaaaccaaaattgatattttgtatccccgatgcaaatttaatatctcttatatcgttgcggtacccgctgcttaaacataggatttgagctgcctttagctaccgggcaatctcggtggtctagttggtaggaCACTGTGttagaattttttattttttttaccaaactcGGGAaactactgagtatacagtgctacacactggtgtaatggtaaaaaactaaattaatattctttatcccgatgcaaattaaaaaaataatttttgttttacaaatattGAGTAAAGATTTTATCAGGGATAATTTTAATTGTGATGTCATTATGATGTCATTATTTCATTATGCACAAGCTATAAGAACTGTATTcatatttgtgtgtttttgttgtacaGATTCAACCTGTAAAATATAAGAAGAgagaatatttttatttattatatttgcTCATGGCGCTTCGTTTTCTCGGTGCTAAGTTTAGATTTTATgggacttttttttctgttgtcaTTGTGTTGTTAAAGGTCTTGAAATATATTGTGTCGGACAAGTAAATGTAATTTGTTAGATGGTTAACTGTTTATGTGATAGATTGGAATCCTTGTAAATTATAACTAACAGTGGAAATGGACTAGTCAGGTCTCCTGCTTGTCATGGTGATGACAGATAGGGACCTGGGATTAGTCAGGCTCCCTGCTTGTTTTAATTCAGTCTTGCAAGTTTTACgcacaaaaattaaaaggaaaTATATTTCTGACATGATTGCATTGGGTGTGGATATTAACTGCTGCTTTTAATTGCTGATGAAAAAAGTAACCTAAAaatagaagactggtctttgacaattaccaaaggtgttcagtgtctttaaagcaccAACCTCTGGTTAATCACCAAGCAGCTTAAACTAGCTTTGTCTTCCAACATTGTAACACTTGTTCTTCCTTATAATTTCCCCCatcttatttttaaattattattgtaattatttATCACATAATTTTGCATGGTTTGCTTTAGTATCCAAACGAGTAGATCTGAACATCGAACAAAACTTTGATAGCTAAAACAAAGAGTTTTTCACTTGAAAGAAATGTTTATTTCTATGTAAAcacatttattgttattattgagtttgtttgttatacaattattttgttatttactttggtattaatttatttgtttatgtttatttttatttacttactaatttgtttataaatttttattttgtttgtttatttggttttttttaatttgttttatttaaagcatcctttttttaaatttttgtgcaTGCATATCTTATAAAGAAATTGTGCATGACTCAAAAGAAAATTGTGTCTCatcaaattgaaataaattCGGAGcagaatttgtttattaatctTACTGAAATATTACAGACTTATGGAACCCCCTCCAACTTCAAGGAACTTTCCACAGAAAGTTTTTCGAAGCTTGAGATTTgatcctattttttttttatcgatgGCCTAATCACGACAAAATGCAGAAGTTTATAATGTCAAAATGACATTGGTAAACAAACACATAGTAAACCAGTTTAAATAACATTCCTGTTCAAGTAGCTGTTACAAAAAcgagaacacgttgcctttgatgtTGCCctgaaagatgttgtaaaagtataatacattgatccacacaaacatgcctcgaaattgcacggttttccttttacctcgtcgactaacactgtcggccatttatgggagtcaaattttataaaagacggttacaaacgcttttcatataccaactcttccgatccaaggctacgtgttccttcaatgaaataatgaaaaaactTTAAAAGTTACTAAAAAGAGAAGTGCTAAAGCTGTATAACTATACCTTCTCCCCTACAATTTTATCAACGGCCCAACTGTGAAGCTTTATACAATGCGTAATTATAACGAAATGCTTCTCATCAGTAAATCCATAATAAAAGAATTATTCAGAAAAATAATTAGAACTTCGAAATTTCATGTATGGATGTGAATATAATTTATATgggaaataaaaatattttacatCTTTAAGAGCTTTGGGAATAAGCAGTATTTATCGTTAATCTATGGTGAAGATGTTTATTGGAAAGCTAAGACAAAAATATTTGTGGTTGAAACAATTATTATGCAAAACATTTGGCCAGTTTTTATTTcgctttgtttttataaaatagtGGTCCTTCACAACAGAGTTGAGACGGCATCAGACATTAttatgttgattttgttaactCCACGTGGTCGTCATTCTAGTTGGATATACTGCACTGTAAACTATATGGAGGTAGctctttgaataaaaacaaccaGGTTGTGGAACTTAGATCCAGTAAGTTTGTGTTGctgtgttttattttgagttCAGAAGAGGAAAGAAATGGTATCATCACAAAGTAAAGAATGAACCGCAGGCAGCCCATCCTAGTGTTTAGACAAGGCCTTCGGTAGGCTAGTCCCAACCTTTCCATTACGGTCCAAAGTGTTTTGCAGAAAATAtcccctttcaaaaaaaggatATCCTATAGACAAACTTCTTATAGAATCctggtttttttatttaaatataattCAAAGGATTTCGAGAATGTACGTCACTTGCTGTACGCGCTGACCATTACCCGAAATGAAAATTATCAAACTTGTCTTTGAGAATGAGACACTAGGCCTAATGagttttttgttgtaaaagtcatgtttaagTAAGGCTAGGCCTATTAGCGTTTACGGACTGCAATCTTAGGCATGCTTTCCACCACACGCCGTTTTTGGCAAGCCAGGTTAGGCCTGCAGGCCCACAAACAAAAGGGataaaagtgtttgtttttagacTTGAAAGTTGAAACCTGCAGTTTGTTTGCGGGGAAACTTGCTCTCATATAATAAATAGTGAAAACAATTTGGTTGAAaggtagccttgatcaaggcgctacagccagccgcgatctgcaaaatcccagtccccatcactgaattccgccagcgcacccccatacataacacagtgcatataacacgtgtacagcgtatgtatacatacgtactgtacatgtaccggtacatgtaccatctgtatacggtacagtTACGGTACagttacggtacatgggtactaaTAGGGAGCCACGTGTGTGAGGTTGAAagtacaaagacacgaccgtactcacgactacgctatactgttctcgctgtacaatgtatggtaatgtacatttgtgtatgcgcTGCATGCGTACGCCGCGAGCGTATTTTTtgttcctaggacgaacgtgggcaatttaCATAAATGGGCGTAGTTAACTATACATTTTCCTATGCACATGCGTACTTTGACGTAATAATAGTTGTGGAAAATTCATACACTCACGCATAttaaacatgtacacatacacgcACACGtgcacatgttacatgtacaatgtacatgtatatttagtaCCATGTACCATGTAAAACTGCGTATTTTGTACAACTCTACCTTTTGTCCATAAAATGCGTCGCGCTTGCTTTCATTGCCAAGTCTTGATTAAAGCTCGTGCGTGCGCTAGAGTGTTTTTCGGGCAAAAACACgcccattttatgttaattacccacgttcgtcctaggaaaaaaatacGTGcgccgcgaaccgggccggggaacagtacgtcaacagccttgatcaaggctagttCAAAGGGAGACTATTAGATTTTTCTTTATCAGCCCATGTTGCTCTGCTATGATAAGCCtgattttttcacaaattttttaaTGGGATTGCAAAATTTACACGAAGGCCATGGAGTTTTTTGCCCTCGCTGGTCTTGGCAATAACTATGGCATTGGTGCCTGTCAAaagtttccaatggaagtgcccattTGCAAATGAAAAATGGCTTTGCCCTTGATGAACAATTCCAGGCCCGCACCTGTGCGACTGTACCCTCGTGGTAGTAATGagtaaattattaaattataaCATCAACAGTTGCTTATCGATAATCCTCCTCATGATCCGATCACCTCATGTTCGTTACGTCACGCGGGCTATTCTCTTCGATTTTACACAACCCTGGGAATTATCAATTGAATTCAGTTTCTACGCAAGTTCAGCGCTGTTTATTGGCCAGTAGGTAAGTGGGTTTTTAAGAAACTTATTTTAATCAACAGAGGGCGTGCGTCAATGTGTGATTTTATGCTTGCTTTTTACAAAACATCGTCGTTTGACTGCTTCTTTgcttcacacacaaaaagaacATAGTTAGAAAACATTTTCGTGCTCTTCTTCCCGAGTCAGATACTCGTACTCAGAATGGATGTAAGTGTGAACCTTTTAAGTTTTTGAATAATTGGTGTAATCGTTTATGAAGCCTCTTGTGAACAGAGGACACGCTTGCCTAGTTCCCGGACAGAATCAAGGAGGGGCTGGcgtgttttttatataataaatttgttaattaatatttataaggcCTACGTATTCTATTTATAATTTTCAGATACTCCTTTGTGGTTAATGGATGTATAAATGAACAACCATTAAACTTTTAAAGGTGTCTTTACGTATTATACTgcttaaatatttcttcactTGATGAGAGCTgggaatatttgttttaatagaaTCTTAAGGGACTGTAGGGAAAAATTTGCAAATGTATTCTGTGcaactttaattattttttagtgtgATGTTCTGGTTTGGATTGAGTttggctgggggggggggggatgtggTTGGAGCTTTACAAAGGATAGCTCCATGATCATCCATGGTTAAAACATTAGTTTTatgtaatgattttgggttgaaaaataaacatttactagacagagcaggatttgaaccaaggtcAGGGTTCGAGTACCTTCAAAAGATTTATGTGCTGGTACTTTTTTTTAGTGTAAAATTTTCACACAGCTCAAAATCATAGCAAAAATAGTAGTCTTTTACATATTACTccacataaataaataagtgtttttgtatcaacttttaaatacaaaacttgcatttgtaattttttgcttGCCTGGTTTGGTTAATTTCTTGAGAATCCGATCACActacaaataataatttatgtttatattattgTATAGGCTAGTTGCAAGACTGATTTAGTCAACATTCTTCTCAAATGTAGTACTACTAGTGTTATACAACTACCACCattcttttcagaaatgagaagtctccccaccccaacaatccgataaatctactccgtggtagtagaatatagaaagacagttctctaaacaactaactctacctggcaagtaggaTACACATGTATGGTGTTCCcgaaaaccaaatatataccaccatgttctaaaaaaactaggtgtcatttataaatttgtttttctcatctAGATCAAAATATTGGATGCAAGAAGCAGCAAAGAGCTTCTGACACTGACAGGGGTGAGTAATGAAATCTCGCCGTAAGCTCCTGTAACAACATCCCCTACTCCCTCCCTCTTGAAGAGCACGTCCTCAGGGTTGGGACTAGCCTTTTGTCAGGGGCCTACGTGGCAGGCAGACAGATATCTGTAAGACACccgcacttgtgtccttgagccaTGGCGTTTGTATCTTATTTATTTGTGGAATTTGCCGAGTAATGAAATAGAAGTAAAAAAGCATCATGGTTTGTGTATTGTTAGGATGCGGAATCTTTTTCAAACGACGGAAACAATATTAAAGTTTTAACACAAGGTCAAAGGTGTCGGTGATTCActgtatttttttgtcaaatcctTTGTGTTGTGAAAAGGAAGTAACACACGTGCCTTCATACAAATGcagtgtattttatttataaatgtatATTTTCCTCGTTTCCCCATCAAATTAATTGGAGTTTATTATTAATGCCTTACTATTTGCATTTACAGCTTGGCAAAGCAACAACCATTGCTGATGTTAAAACCCAGTTTCATCTCAAAAGTGAGTAATCATAATGGACACTTAAAATAAAGTCTTTTATTTATGTCAATTATGTGTAAATGGAAATTGTTTTGATTCATTTCTGTTTGATCATAACCTAACTTTGTGGATTTTTCCCCTAAAAAAGTATAAATGTCTTGAATAATAAAACAGAATTTGGAATGTTTGTTTCTGGTACATTTTTGAGTCTATTAcagtaaaatgtttattttcttatttttttgtcaacgcttaatattcttttctttttttccagagAGAAATCTATATCCGGATAGACAGTCATATCGTACAGCTTCAAGTGAGTAGAAGTTTGTAAACATTTAACCAGCATGTTCCATTCAATATAGATTGTTATGTGCCCTAAAGAAGGGCGTAAGACTCTGCAGCCTTCTTTCAAGCACACAAAGTACTTTTTCCGTAACAAAAGGTCGTAAAGTGAtaaaaagtatacctttggtgttTGGAactatttgattgttttagtaGTAtatatcagagggagccgtttctcacattgtttaatactatcaacagctctccattgccttttaccaagtaagtttttatggtgacaattattttgagtaattaccaatagtgctgaATAGTGCTGGCCTTTAAAACTTCAAATGAAACTCTGTGTTCGTTTGTTGGTTTCAGAGGGGAAGTCCCTAAAGGATGAAAGCACTCTGGAATCCTTGGAGTTGGGTAATAACGGAAAACTCTACTTCAAAGACTTGGGTCCTCAAGTTGGTTGGAGCACGGTAAGTTGTTATACGGGAAAGTCCATTGTTAGGCACCCaacattagtgctgggcgaatagtgaaattttgttattcggataccgctggccaactatccgaaattaaccggatattcaaatgtttttttcgccgctagagggcgctatttaaaaaaaatgataaaaaaaaaattgccgctagagggcgctgttcgtttgtgaatgggatgttatgggcggattgatattagttttagaccagtgtcactcggttcattcataaaaatgaccggatctaattttaAGATGGCgacttgctttttcttttgattgtgattgactctacgtgaaggaaaacttttgtaatctttgaacaaattacgtcagaaatgtcatcgttttaactcttcaaggaggtgagcatagttaaatacttaatttatgctttttttgctgttttaatagaagtttcatacgGATTCCGACAAAAcaattcatgtcagttgtcgaccgacgtccgcggatattcggatattaaagaatatccggtttctcggttgtaattacagaattatccggtttgtaaataggtattcgcgccctatgcggatatccggttaagaaaaaaaaggcattcgcagttacggataggaaaacctattcgccattaaccggatatacgaattattcgcccaggcctacccAACATTGACTATTGACAGAAATGTAACTTTTATAAAAgactttttattaaaaaaaaaaaatttcaagtaGTAAActacaaaggaaactgactgggtaagcttaaaaatagtttgggtttgaacaaagaaaaattgactggagcgggaCTTTAACCAACGGTCTCCGGATGAACGCatcagtgctctaccaactgagctatctagccctatgttgggggTCTCCCTGTTagtcaacatctttgtttgggggtgccagtcagaagccatataaccTGCTAGCTGCCGTGTTACCAGGGATCAcacacaaattctgaggtctctaaaatcatactcaaatattttagttgataattaattctttcttgaaaactacgctacttcagaggtagccgtttctcacaatgttttctactatcaacagctctccattgcttgttaccaagtagtttttttgtgctaacaattattttgagtaattaccaaaaatgtccagtgcctttaaagggataaGACTTTTTAGTATTAAATAAACCATGAGGGAAaccataagggaaactgactgggcaaGGAGAGGTTTTAGCTGTTGGAACTGTTAgctgtctcctgacgatgactagagcaagctagtcgaaacgttgagaccaattcagaactgactccgcggcagtacaattattacgatcctataagctaaagtagtagtccagtctaatttctataccatccgccctggtaatagttaataaggaggacagttcttttcagaactgagaagtctcccgaacctccgattatctactccacggcagtagaataaagcaagacagttccctaagaacaactctaccttgcaagtagatacacacatggtgttaccgcaaaccaaatatacattgataccccaccatgcaatgcctcaaatcctatagcTGTTGGAACATTAAAACTTTTTCTTCTTATCATGCTCTACAGGTGTTTCTCACTGAGTATGCAGGTCCGTTATTCATATACCTACTGTTCTACATGAGGCCTGCAATCATTTATGGAGCTGAGAATATTGACAAACCCAGGTCTATGGTGGTTCAGTAAGTACAACATTTTTACTTAATTCCCAAAGTAATTGATTTATGCGCTATTTTATACTGGTAGTTGGCTTAGCCGTTACTTACTTGGTATCAGGTTGTATCTGTTTTCTAATTCGTattgtttgtaaaattattaGTCTCTCTGTCTACTTCGTATACATGTACTGTTCTAGAATTATATATACCTTGTTTAACCATGGTGAAACCTTTGTGTTTGCTATCTACCGTAACAGTTAGTATTTACTTATTCGTCTATGTAGTGCTgttatcctgttttgttttgtgttgttgtaaCGGGCACATCCACCGCAAAcctcggcttttaggatgatgcaTCCATGTGAATGTAGAAATAAATGTCATATTGATAACCATCTAGTTTCCTTGTCAGAAGAATTGGGCTTGTCGTGGCCGAAGCgaataagagcactggattcaaactctggtgtttctgatcagcagaatgtggttCGAAATCATTCACTGAGTCTATATAATAGCATACTGAAAGTAACAAAAtatgattttcaattttttttttttgttctcaaaaatagttaatggcctgacgttttgaccctatcAGAGTCTTTCTATGCGAGGGTACAatcatcaggccattaactgtttgtttttttgcattttaccataggtcctttcggttggtaagcagttggcaacagcttattctattttctcatttaaAATTATTGTCCTCTGATTTGACTGCAGGATTGCCGCCGCTTGTTGGTCTCTTCATTATGCAAAGAGACTCTTAGAGACTGTCTTTGTCCATCGATTCTCCCATGCTACTATGCCAATCCTCAACATCTtcaaggtaataataataatggcttcttatacagcgccaatatccgtcactcagtggcgCTCAAGAAACTTTTCACTTGTAGTATCGATTCTCCTATGCTACTATGCCAATCCTCAACATCTtcaaggtaataataataatgacttctccgtcactcagtgatgctcaagatgctttaacatacattcataaatacctcagacagtttcgctattcctattggtggagagcgcgtcatgtgggggtgtttaagcGGTTGATAATAACAAGCttgagctgtttataaccggttgttttcgggtACATTTAGATGCATACTATGCGCTAagttggtgcaagacgtttctccttaaaggcagtggacactattggtaattactaaaaaataattattatcataaaacctgatttggtaacgagtaatggggagaggttgatagtataaaacactgtgagaaagcgctccctctgaagtaacgtagttttcgagaaagaagtaattttccacgaatttgatttcgagacctcaattttagaatttgaagtctcgtaatcaagcatgtgaaagcacacaacttcgtgtgacaaggttgttttttctttcattattatctcgcaacatcaacaaccaaatgagctcaaattttcacaggtttgttatttgatgcatatgttgagatacaccaagtgagaagactggtctttgacaattaccaatagtgtccagtgtcttcaagggCAAgcaggcgctgttggtgagttggccgcactgtgtgtgaaaggaaaacgagaaacgtcatGCACCAAGCCTAACTACGCCACAAATgcatacaccaactgtgaagacaagtctttgacaattaccaaaagtgtccagtgtctttaaagtggcTGTCCCGTAATTTGATGTTTCTTGGATCCGCCATGTGCATGTAAAGCCCTGATTCATGCttcatttgtattgtatttttctgTTTGGATGAAAGGGTCATAAACATTACCATGACATTACAGAGTTATATAATGCTTCTATTCACTGCTGTCCCCAATTCTAGGCTCTACACGCAAATGGCTGACCTGGCGAACATATTCTGCAAAACCACTATTTAATGTTCtactttgattttgtattttcttgtattttagAATAGTATTTACTACTGGGGATTTGCTGCATTTGTTGCTTACTTCGTTAATCATCCTCTGTACACGCCGCCAGGTAAGTAAACTATCAATGTCAAGCAAGTACGCTTAGCAGAGAGAATCtcgctaagcaaaaaaaaaaagtcatattCTATAACCAGCTTGGTGTTTGTAACCCCTTGTGGGAGTTCGCCGAGTGCCCTtgttgggaagatcatctaaactaAACAAGCTAACTGGTCTTGCTGATAAGTCGCTGAATAAGTTAGAGGAAACCCTGCATTATGGTTAATAAATCTTGATAAACTCAAATTGATTGCTTTAAGATtacaggcttggaatttcatctttgaacttattgaaagggcaaggtcatttttattttgcattggCCACTTCCATTTGAATTTGttgaaagtcaatgggaaacttttgaaggggcaccaagaccaaaggcaacggaggcgatggCATCCGTGGACTGCAtgttattccaggcctgagATTAAAATATACCTCGTAGTAACTTCTGATTTCTAGGAATTGAaacatcagagtccagctttctccagaagacgatcagagcatactgatcgaaacgtcgagttgaaaccaagggttcttttcagaaccaccccaactcattagagatggtCATCACATGGTGtgaccgcaaacctttctataac
The sequence above is drawn from the Asterias amurensis chromosome 13, ASM3211899v1 genome and encodes:
- the LOC139946331 gene encoding probable very-long-chain enoyl-CoA reductase art-1, which gives rise to MDIKILDARSSKELLTLTGLGKATTIADVKTQFHLKKRNLYPDRQSYRTASKGKSLKDESTLESLELGNNGKLYFKDLGPQVGWSTVFLTEYAGPLFIYLLFYMRPAIIYGAENIDKPRSMVVQIAAACWSLHYAKRLLETVFVHRFSHATMPILNIFKNSIYYWGFAAFVAYFVNHPLYTPPAGGDIQVYGGLASFLLCEYGNLCIHVAFRNMRPAGTKERRIPQPTGNPMTMLFSVVSCPNYTYEAGAWISFSIMTQCLPALLFTIAGFYQMSVWALGKHRNYKKEFASYPRGRKSIVPFLL